One stretch of Nicotiana tabacum cultivar K326 chromosome 18, ASM71507v2, whole genome shotgun sequence DNA includes these proteins:
- the LOC107799903 gene encoding V-type proton ATPase subunit c2, translating to MASTFSGDETAPFFGFLGAAAALVFSCMGAAYGTAKSGVGVASMGVMRPELVMKSIVPVVMAGVLGIYGLIIAVIISTGINPKTKSYYLFDGYAHLSSGLACGLAGLSAGMAIGIVGDAGVRANAQQPKLFVGMILILIFAEALALYGLIVGIILSSRAGQSRAE from the exons ATGGCGTCGACTTTCAGCGGCGATGAAACGGCTCCCTTCTTCGGCTTCCTCGGCGCTGCCGCTGCCTTAGTCTTCTCCT GTATGGGGGCAGCTTATGGTACTGCTAAGAGTGGGGTAGGAGTGGCATCTATGGGTGTGATGAGGCCAGAGCTAGTGATGAAGTCTATTGTGCCCGTGGTTATGGCTGGAGTTTTGGGTATTTACGGATTGATTATAGCTGTGATTATCAGTACTGGCATTAACCCAAAAACCAAGTCTTATTATCTTTTTGATGGCTATGCTCACCTTTCTTCTGGTCTTGCTTGTGGCCTTGCTGGCCTTTCTGCTGGTATGGCCATCGGAATCGTTGGTGATGCTGGTGTTAG AGCTAATGCGCAACAGCCAAAGCTCTTTGTTGGGATGATTCTGATTCTTATTTTCGCTGAAGCCCTGGCTCTTTATGGCCTTATTGTTGGCATCATTCTCTCTTCTCGTGCTGGCCAGTCGAGAGCAGAGTAG